DNA from Musa acuminata AAA Group cultivar baxijiao chromosome BXJ1-5, Cavendish_Baxijiao_AAA, whole genome shotgun sequence:
GCTGAGGACAAAGAAGAAGCGACCAGATCTGACCACCTTCCTAAAACGATAGAATAATCTCATCTACCTCAACACTATGCGTGAATAATTATTTGGTTTTCGCTCTCCACGCTCTAATTGTTTAATGAACACTACCAAGTTGTCACTTAGAACTGCTTAATGGCGCACTTAAGCTTTTGACTTGTAACACAACCAAGTTTTATGTTGAAACATCCCTTAATTTTGCTCTATGTTTAGTGGGCTAGTTATATAATAGCACCcgtatagttataaaagtaaaatatctagatctatttatCTTTACATCCTCAGTATTACCAACAGaaacatgaaaataaagagtaaaaaataattttaatattctaatttgTGATAGCGAATGACGTCAATGGTGACAAACAGCGTTGGAGGTGGCGGAAGATAATGCCACTAGGATTACGAGTGGTTGTTGTGAATGAAAAAAGTGGTGACGAGAGATGAGGGACCCTCTACATATGCATCGACGTCGATGTAGTTATCGAGCGACCCTTTCATCACATGACATCTGCATCGGCATCGTTACAGTTGTCGAGCAACGTCGCTCAACAACTACGTCGGTGTTGACGTAGATACAGAACAGTCCTCACCTCTTGTTATCACTCTCCTCATCTATAATAACCATCCGTAGCCCCCAACGACATCGTTCGTTACCACTAGTTGAGacattaaaattacttttttactTTTAAAGTATAGGGATTGAGATACTAAAGGTATCTAATCTCACTTATCAAATCTAATTCAAAGAAGTTTTAGCTTATTAAtacttttttgttttatttaactCCGTGGTTCCATTATATACTTGCATTTACATTCCCATGTCAAAGTAATTTAATCTTTGATGTTTTCGATGCAATGGTTTGAATGATTACACGATTGAGTTGAGGACACGATTTAAATAATCACACTAAGGTGGGTAGGTAAGGCAAGCTGGGTAGGTAAGGCAAGGTGGTTGATTAAGACACCACGTGAACAGGCATGCATGGCAGATCACGAGGAGCAAAAGATCCCAAAACTAGTGGTCTCAGGCCCAGCCTTCTCGTTTGCTGCCATCGGCAGAGTGTGTCGCTCGATCATGTAACAACGGGACCATATCTAATTTGCAGCGTTATGCATCTCAATGAGAAGACGACGATGGATGAAGGACAGGGAGACGTACCCGCAGTGCGTCTCGATGGCCTCGACGTGGCGGAGGACGAACCAGAGCCAGAAGACGAGGATGTGACAGGGAGCGATGGCGGGGCCGAGGAAGGCAGGGAAGCCGAGGATGAGCACCTCCGCCCAGTGGGCGTAGGGGGCGGCGAACCCCACCGGCGCCGAGAACTCGTGGTGCACCCGGTGGATGTGATCGTAGCCCCACCGGCTGTGCAGCGCCCGGTGGAGCCAGTAGTTGAAGTAGTCCTCCACCACGAAGTATACGGCCAGCTGCGCCGCCGCCTCCCACACCGACGGCAGCGGCAGCCCCGTCCGAATCCCCACCAactgcgaacagaagaagaaacgAGTCATACCTTCCATCTCCACATCGCCCGTGCGCTGTGCAAATCTGTAGTATTACCGATTTAGACAACACAATGAATTAGAACAGTTTTGGACACGAAAGATAAATCCTTTATGGAGTCAAAGTTAGGACTACACAACCCCAAAGATTCCATTTTTCTTGGGAAACTTGATCTGTACTTGTATCTCCTGTTGCATCATGTCACGTCAATCATCGACGTGTGCTAGAGGCCGGAGTTCTTGGAAGGGATATGTAACACCACCAAATACTTATCATTCTTCAGTATATAAGGTACAGACAATGCTATATGTGAAATAAAGAGATGTATGAACGCATGTGTTGTTGCAGCGAGAATGTTGTCGTTAGGGGTACCTTGATGGTGGGGAAGGAGACGAGCTGGAGAGGGCCGACGGCAAAGAGGAACGTCTTGACGACGTTCTTGTAGCACTTGAGGACGTCGGCGACGGGGACGTGGACCTTGGGCTGGAGCTTGTACTTGTGGATGGCCTTGGGGCGCTTCAGCTCCGCCAAGGCGACGGGGAGCGGGGCGACACTGTAGaccaggaggaggaagacgatgTTGTGGGCGTAGAGCCAGAAGTCATGCATGCCGGCGGAGTACTGGAACCAGACCCCCTCCGCCGCCGTCAGGTTCCTCCCCAGGGCCGCCTCCGCCTCGCCGATGCTCGTAAACGGCAGCATAGCAACAGAAGCCAAGCTATACAaggtcggaggaggaggagaggcagtgGAGGCTTGTTCTAGAGCAGCTGCTGTTATGGTGGTGGGCAACTCTTCTGTGATTTATATAGGCAGAGGCTAAGAAGAGGGGCATTAGTTGGGTGACAAAAAgacaaacaataataataataataataataattattattattattattattatatatatatatatatatatatatatatatatatatatatatttgtgacaaaaaattatttatacgTACCCCCACCCCCTATGGTAGCACCTGAACATATCTAAAGTAAGATTGGTTCCCTTCTTCCAAGGTAATTTTGATAAATCTAACATGTGATTGACTAACTCCTTCTGTGATTAGGCTAAGAAGACGAGCATTAGCAAAGTGAcaaaaataacaacaacaacaacaacaataataataataataataataataataataataataataataattattattattattattattattattattattattattattattattattattatacaaaagtgataaaatattattcaaacctACCCCCTATGTTGGCATTTCCACATATTAGATTGGTTTCGTGACCATCCTTCTAATGTAATATTGATAAATCAACATGTGATTGGTCCTTTAAGGGAATTATTTGCTTTTGGCTTGTTCACGGTTATAATTTTATCCTTTGGAAGATCATAAGCCCCAAAAGACATTTAAAAGTAAGGTGATTCGACGAGTCCTTGATTTTCCTATTCTtcaattaatatgagattaaatattttattaaatatttattaaacGGTTCAAATAATGTGATAGAATATTATGATAGAGGCATACATAGAATAATATCCTTGTTTCTTTATATCCTTAATCAATTaatgatttgaggatcaatcaCATGTTTGAATAGCTAATCTAATTACGTGATTTGGTTGGCGATGAAAAGAATAGGCCATCGAGCAAGGTGCAATAGTCGATGATGAAGAAGGGGTGGTGGCTCAGGGCAGAGAGCACTTCATCGACAAAGATGTGGAGGGTGGAGTGACCGTGGCCATAGGACGGTGTAGCGGCCATAGGAGAGTGTAAGAAGGGCAAAGGTTGTCTTGAAGTTGGTGGGTGATTGTAGTAGATCATCGTGGGAGGGTGAATGGATGTCGTAAAGAAAATCGTCGATGTAGGGAGGAAGGGGAGAAGACGATTGTGACAAGATAGATCAAGGGAGAAGAGGCAGCCACTTGAGGGCAAAGGGAGTAGTGACACCAATGGAGAGATATCAAAGATGACAAGTGGTGACACTAATGGAGAGATCCCAAAGACAAAGATGCGTCATCCCAAGAGTCGTAGAGGGCAAGTTGGCCATCAGAAGAGAGGATCATATCCTGGATGAAGTGGGAGTGCTCGATCAAACGTTCCCAAGGGCATAATATCCTTGGTATGATCGAAGAAGCAACAGAAATCAACAAAAGGATCGCTGAGCAACCAACAATGATAAAAGGATTGCTATCGTTCGAACaacaaggaaaagaaaaataGATAAATTTTATTCATATGAGTATTTATACAAGGGAGACAATCAATTACTTAAATTATATAAACAAATCAACTAATCTAGATGATAGATTGattgagaataaaaaaaataaaaaaatattattttatgtatATTTCTATCATGATCTTGTAGATGTAATGtattaataattaataaatatcatataacaagtaatagaatataataattaataaatatcatataattatcatagaataattaataattttttcttgGACAGATGTAAGCAGGTAAAAATGAAGTGTTAGCCTCGGGAAACATAACCAAAGAGACAGTCACTCCATATCTCGGGCTGAGTCAAATTAATTCGAAAAGGACGTCCTGCAGGCACAAGTTTAATGCGGCATGCAGACGTTGGGTTTTCTATTTTCTGGTGATTCCCAAATTCCACATCTTCGGCGGACAAAACAATGTGGTTCAAACTACTCCATCACCGTAAAGAAGAACACTGAAACCAGTCCCTTCGATGGTGAAGCGGCATGTCGCTCATCAAGACACGTGATACTCTGTCATGGATTCTGCATCCATCAATCAACAATATTTCTCCCTATGATTTGGTTGGTTCCAAGCTGTCTCACATGGAACCATTGTCATCGGACACGGATCAAACCGGTTGGCCGGACGGGGAAAAACGGTGAACCAAACCCCTCCAATCGGTTCGGTTCGATCAACCGATCGGATcacttataaaataaaaaagtaattaTTAAAAACCAATTTGTAACATAATTAGAGATACAGACGCTAAATTGATTAGATCATTTAAATTTTGTTAAAATAGTTATGCCTTTTTATTTATAACAAACAAAGagaaatatatatacatttatttttttatcataaattatgTGGTTTGACCGACAGACCCACCGACTCAACCCAACCAATAGATCGCATGGAAAGACTACACAGTTCATGAATTAAAAAGGGCACGCTGTCCAACGTTACGAATTAAATAGGCCACATGCGACGCACGAGACATCATACCAAGTAAGTTCACAACAAAAATAGAAAGTAGCTAAAAATGGATGAATTTTATATCCCCTTACCAGAAAAGCCTGCAGATAACTGGCAAATAAAGGATGGCAAGAAAAATATTTCCTGGTGCATATTTCCAGTACAAAGCAAAACACTTATTTGCATGCGTTGGTCCGCATCTTTACGTTACAAACTCATCTCCCAATGAAAGACTGCAGTGTGTAGAACTAGAAATTATTCCTCAAGCAAATCAACTTTAGTCCGGTAaaaaaggaaagccgaaatcaaaACTAGGCAGTTTAACATCAGGCTCTTCCGTTTTAGTAGGGCTCCACAGGTGCTCGGAACTTTGCTCCCGCATAGACGGCTGCAGCACCAAGCTCCTCCTCGATCCTCAGCAACTGTGTTCACGGCACAAAAAGAAATGTTGTAACATGGCACATCAATCGCTATGTAGAGAGGTATTCATATTATAATATGGCGTGATGACTTTACCTGGTTGTACTTAGCAAGGCGCTCAGAGCGGCACGGAGCTCCAGTCTTGATTTGGCCCTGTTTAAGAATCATCATCTCTCAAACAACAGAGACTTGTTGGAGAACAAACGCTGTTTCTACAAAAATCATATGGTTCAGTGACGATGAATGTAACATACCGTAGCTAAACCAACCGAGAGGTCAGCAATAAAAGTATCTTCCGTCTCACCACTATAACAAGAGAATACGAGTGAGAATCACCTACAGACGCTAATAAAAATTATACACAAGCTAAAAGCGTACCTCCGGTGGCTAGCCATCACTCCCCAGCCAgcatgtttagacattttgactgctTCAATACTCTCAGTAACAGACCCGATTTGATTCACCTAAACAGCCATGCAAATAGAATAACATTATGTTGCAAGAGGGGATACCTCCCAATGCTAAGAATCTTACATGCCATCAAGAAAACTATTAAAGCCAGGTTTTAGTAAGGATTCAAGTCTGGTACCATGGTTCATACCAATGCATGAATAATTACGGTTCTTGAAATCCTCTTACAATCGTTCATACCAACTCTAAGAATGGGTATAATTTACTGCATCCTTTCTCTCAGCACATCTTGGACTGTCCTGATTGCAGGTTCTAAGCAGCCAGCCCAACTGGTATATTTAATCAGATACAACCTCTATGTTCATCTAACTTGATTTTTTTTCCCTCATCCACAATCCTACCAGATAATTAACCTCCTAGTCCCTAAACAAAGGAACAACGATAAAATCATTAGACAATACCTTCAAAAGAAGTGCATTGCATGACTTCTCCTTTATCGCCTTGGCAACACGCTGCAGAAGTAAATTgaacaaaaaatttcagatctcaAATAGGAATATTCTAAAGATACATAAGATTTTTAATCTTTTCCTAATAGAAACTTACTGTTGGGTTGGTAACGAGAAGATCATCTCCAACAATTTGCACCTTATCTCCAATCTCTTCTGTCATCTTTGCATAGTGGGTCCAATCATCCTGATCAAATGGGTCTTCAATTGATACGATGGGGTACTCACTGACAAAAGATTTGTAGACATTTTTCAGACTGTCTCCAGATATTTTTTGAGAACCATCATT
Protein-coding regions in this window:
- the LOC135674235 gene encoding very-long-chain aldehyde decarbonylase GL1-10-like, with the protein product MLPFTSIGEAEAALGRNLTAAEGVWFQYSAGMHDFWLYAHNIVFLLLVYSVAPLPVALAELKRPKAIHKYKLQPKVHVPVADVLKCYKNVVKTFLFAVGPLQLVSFPTIKLVGIRTGLPLPSVWEAAAQLAVYFVVEDYFNYWLHRALHSRWGYDHIHRVHHEFSAPVGFAAPYAHWAEVLILGFPAFLGPAIAPCHILVFWLWFVLRHVEAIETHCGYDFPQTPTKYIPFYGGAEYHDYHHYVGGRSHSNFASVFTYCDYIYGTDKGYRYQKGQLAKLKEQEKAKNQNGEKYD